From Gloeomargarita sp. SKYB120:
CGTAAGCAATGAGATGGCTTAGCAACAGCAACCGATTTCCAAGGCGACCAAAATGGACGGTAGAAATAATCACTGCCTACCCACACCACCGCACAATTAAACCCGTGAGTTTCTGGCGGTCTCCGATAAATTCGACCCCCCGTTTGTTTGCTTCCAAATGCCGCAGGATTTTGTAGATGGTTTCAATCTCATCAGGCGCCTGCACTTTTTGCGCAATTTCTGCCAGGGTTAAACCGTTGGGATAGTCCCGCAGGGTCTTGAGTAATTGGCGTTGCAACTGCAAGATGGCGCTGGCGGCCTTTTTACCCGCTTCCACGCCCGGTTGATGGTAGGCATTGACGTTGATGAGAGAAGCATAGAGTCCCACGGCCCGCTCATATAAGGCAATCAAGGCCGCCACTGTTTTCGGCGTCACTTCCCGTATCGTGATGGTAATGGATTCTCGCCCTTTTTCGTACAATGCTTGCCGGGTTCCCTGTAAAAAACCAGAGAGATAATCGCCGGTGGTAATCCCCGGTTCGATTTCCCAATCACCGCTTTCTCGGTCCCGCAAAACTTCGATAAAGGTCACAAAGAAGTTATTTAAGCCTTCCCGCAATTGCTGGACATAAGCGTGCTGGTCGGTGGAACCTTTATTGCCATAAACAGTTAATCCTTGGTTGACAATGTTGCCGTCTAGGTCTTTTTCTTTGCCAAGGGACTCCATCACCAACTGTTGCAGATAACGGCTGAGTAACCCGAGGCTGTCTTTGTAGGGCAAAACGACCATATCTTTTAAGCCGCGCCCCCGCCCAATGGCATACCAGGCCAGCGCCAACAACGCGGCTGGGTTTTGGCGCACATCGTGAATCCGCGTGACCTGGTCCATCTCCCGCGCCCCGCGCAACATTTCCCGGATAGGAATCCCCTGCAACGCTGCTGGAACCAAGCCCACCGTCGCCAGTTCCGACGTTCGCCCCCCTACCCAATCAAACATGGGAAATCGCGCCAACCACTGCTCGCGCTGCGCCGTCTGGTCTAACTCAC
This genomic window contains:
- a CDS encoding glucose-6-phosphate isomerase — protein: MKQALWQRYQDWLYYHPGLDFYLDLSRVDSLTDELFQDLQPKFARAFQDMAALEAGSIANPDENRMVGHYWLRDPDLAPTPEIQRAIRESVERVERFAEQVHRGDIRAVNGEKFTDIVSIGIGGSALGPQFVSQAVAPVHPPLDIHFIDNTDPAGIDRLVQQLGNRLQTSLILVISKSGSTPEPRNGMWEIQRVFRERGWPFAPQAVAITMPGSELDQTAQREQWLARFPMFDWVGGRTSELATVGLVPAALQGIPIREMLRGAREMDQVTRIHDVRQNPAALLALAWYAIGRGRGLKDMVVLPYKDSLGLLSRYLQQLVMESLGKEKDLDGNIVNQGLTVYGNKGSTDQHAYVQQLREGLNNFFVTFIEVLRDRESGDWEIEPGITTGDYLSGFLQGTRQALYEKGRESITITIREVTPKTVAALIALYERAVGLYASLINVNAYHQPGVEAGKKAASAILQLQRQLLKTLRDYPNGLTLAEIAQKVQAPDEIETIYKILRHLEANKRGVEFIGDRQKLTGLIVRWCG